The proteins below are encoded in one region of Vicingus serpentipes:
- a CDS encoding putative colanic acid biosynthesis acetyltransferase, giving the protein MNQKLNTYNNDWYSPGKSKLTLLTWYCFNAIFLNSYLIPFSAFKIFILKLFGAQIGKGVVIKPKVNIKYPWKLIIGNYSWIGEEVWIDNLDMVSIGKNCCLSQGSFLLCGNHNYKKSTFDLMVGPIKLKDGSWIGAKATVCPGITLEENSILTVGSIATKNLEPNGIYSGNPAIKIKNRIINE; this is encoded by the coding sequence ATGAATCAAAAACTAAATACATACAATAACGATTGGTACAGTCCAGGAAAAAGTAAATTGACTTTACTAACTTGGTATTGTTTTAATGCAATATTTTTGAATTCTTATCTAATTCCTTTTTCTGCCTTTAAAATATTTATTTTAAAACTATTTGGTGCCCAAATTGGTAAAGGAGTAGTTATAAAACCTAAAGTAAATATTAAATATCCATGGAAACTTATAATAGGAAATTATAGCTGGATTGGTGAAGAAGTATGGATTGATAATCTAGATATGGTATCGATTGGAAAAAATTGTTGTTTATCACAAGGTTCATTTCTTTTATGTGGCAATCATAACTATAAAAAGTCAACTTTTGATTTAATGGTTGGTCCTATCAAACTAAAGGATGGTTCATGGATTGGTGCAAAAGCTACAGTATGCCCTGGTATAACACTTGAAGAAAACTCCATTTTAACTGTTGGTTCAATAGCTACAAAAAATTTAGAACCTAACGGAATTTATTCTGGGAATCCAGCTATTAAAATTAAAAACAGGATAATAAATGAGTAA
- a CDS encoding glycosyltransferase family 4 protein, giving the protein MKILIFATHPIQYQVPIYRELSKNYDLKVIYLLEQTKKGHADAGFGVEFEWDIPLTDGYQHQYLKNKAETASSSSYKGVILDGEELKDLTQMEKPDLVFINGWFPKALKQIINYCYKNNIKTICRGDSTLLMTSHPLKRIIKEIYIRSIVRKITAFLYVGEENKKYYLHYGVKENQLYPGLHCINTPFFEKKFNEIKKREWNQEHINIGFAGKFIDIKRPLLIVSAIANSKYQKQLTLQLIGDGPLKVEIENAAKKLNVNINFLGFLNQSEIVEKGYQHIDFLVLSSRSETWGLVINEVMTGGIPAIVSDTVGCNTDLIEEEKTGFVFRSGDATDLSQKIDKMVEILSSKNDMNKNVLNHIKKYSLEETIKGYKKAIEYICFK; this is encoded by the coding sequence ATGAAAATTCTCATTTTTGCTACTCATCCAATACAGTATCAAGTTCCTATTTATCGAGAATTGAGTAAAAATTATGATTTAAAAGTAATTTATCTCTTAGAACAAACTAAAAAAGGACATGCTGATGCTGGTTTTGGTGTAGAATTTGAATGGGATATTCCTCTTACTGATGGGTATCAACATCAATACTTAAAAAACAAAGCAGAAACTGCTTCTAGCTCTTCTTACAAAGGGGTTATACTAGATGGTGAAGAGTTAAAAGATCTAACGCAGATGGAAAAACCTGACCTTGTGTTTATTAATGGATGGTTTCCTAAAGCATTAAAACAAATTATTAACTACTGCTATAAAAACAACATCAAAACAATTTGCAGGGGAGATTCTACTTTATTAATGACTAGTCATCCTTTAAAAAGGATAATAAAAGAAATATACATCAGAAGTATTGTAAGAAAAATTACTGCTTTTTTATATGTAGGAGAAGAAAATAAAAAATACTATCTCCATTATGGTGTAAAAGAAAATCAACTATACCCTGGTTTACATTGCATCAACACCCCTTTTTTTGAAAAAAAATTTAACGAAATTAAAAAGAGAGAATGGAATCAGGAGCATATTAATATTGGTTTTGCAGGTAAATTTATTGATATTAAACGTCCTTTGCTTATCGTATCCGCCATTGCAAATAGTAAGTACCAAAAACAACTTACGCTACAATTGATTGGTGATGGTCCTTTAAAAGTTGAAATAGAAAACGCTGCAAAAAAATTAAATGTAAACATCAATTTCCTTGGTTTTTTAAATCAATCTGAAATAGTAGAGAAAGGCTATCAACATATTGATTTTTTAGTTTTATCTTCTCGTAGCGAAACTTGGGGCTTAGTTATCAATGAAGTAATGACTGGAGGTATTCCTGCAATTGTTTCTGATACAGTAGGTTGTAATACCGATTTAATTGAAGAAGAAAAAACCGGTTTTGTATTTAGAAGTGGTGATGCCACTGATTTAAGTCAAAAAATTGATAAAATGGTGGAGATTTTATCTTCTAAAAATGATATGAATAAAAATGTATTAAATCACATCAAAAAATATTCGCTTGAAGAAACAATAAAAGGGTATAAAAAAGCAATTGAATATATTTGCTTTAAATGA
- a CDS encoding FkbM family methyltransferase, which produces MIKKLSIPLKYIANHPLTKSNKWSGYFRFFKWQLNAKAHVQTINWFGDLKLNINKSMHGATGCIYVGLPEFNDMSFLLHFLKRDSFFIDIGANVGVYTLLASGHNKCQSISIEPIPQTYQYLNKNIELNQLKDKVNCLNIGLSKQEEELYFTNDGDTVNHVVPNKANNTTTVKVDTLDQIFPQQITNDILLKIDVEGFEYNVLKGGNKVLKNKNVKAIIIELNGCSDRYGLNDGMVDELLIQNGFKKYDYNPFERSLTVLEKFHTEENTLYLRESALEEISSQLKSATPFIIYGKNI; this is translated from the coding sequence GGAGTGGCTATTTTCGCTTTTTTAAATGGCAATTAAACGCAAAAGCACATGTTCAAACCATTAATTGGTTTGGAGATTTAAAATTAAACATCAACAAAAGCATGCATGGTGCTACTGGCTGTATTTATGTCGGATTGCCTGAATTTAATGACATGTCTTTTTTATTGCACTTTTTAAAACGGGATAGTTTTTTTATTGACATTGGTGCAAATGTTGGTGTTTATACCTTATTGGCAAGTGGGCATAACAAATGTCAATCCATAAGTATTGAACCTATCCCTCAAACCTATCAATATCTTAATAAAAATATTGAACTGAATCAATTAAAGGATAAAGTAAACTGCTTAAATATTGGGTTATCGAAACAGGAAGAAGAACTTTATTTTACTAATGATGGAGATACTGTTAATCATGTTGTACCAAATAAAGCAAATAATACTACAACCGTAAAAGTAGATACGCTTGATCAAATTTTCCCACAACAAATCACTAATGATATACTTCTTAAAATTGATGTAGAAGGGTTTGAATATAATGTGCTGAAAGGTGGAAATAAAGTTTTGAAAAACAAGAATGTAAAAGCAATTATTATCGAATTAAATGGCTGTAGTGATCGATATGGATTAAACGATGGAATGGTTGATGAGTTACTGATTCAAAATGGTTTTAAAAAATATGACTATAATCCATTTGAACGTTCTTTAACAGTTTTGGAAAAATTTCATACTGAAGAAAATACTTTGTATTTAAGGGAATCAGCCTTAGAAGAAATTAGTAGTCAATTAAAAAGTGCTACTCCTTTTATCATTTATGGAAAAAACATATAA
- a CDS encoding glycosyltransferase, translated as MKPKILIFIDWFKPGFKAGGPIRSISNLVSQLNTECDFHIVTRDTDYLETTPYANIKSNEWNSVDDAQVFYLSKENQNKKNILKLIQEINPNIIYCNSLYSPKFTLIPIIIAKKLNIKTILAIRGMLSSGSLAVKSKKKKVFIRLVKLTGLFNKTLFHATTIDEKKDILNTFGDRTKIKIAENLSENKEIKFLYKTKKENELNIVFIGRIAPEKNTLYAIQVLSNCTQKIKLDIFGPIYNEAYFKQCKNAINQLPSNIVIDYKGVLNHDMLDETLINYHVIYLPSTGENFGHSIIEGMTNSCIPVISNKTPWQNLEEQNIGFDIDLACVNKFSEAIDSLAKMNEIELNKMRKNSFCFASNVINNKETLKKYLSLFDLN; from the coding sequence ATGAAGCCTAAAATTCTCATATTCATTGACTGGTTCAAACCCGGATTTAAAGCTGGAGGACCGATACGCTCTATCAGTAATTTGGTTTCCCAACTAAATACTGAATGTGATTTTCACATCGTCACCCGAGATACTGATTATTTAGAAACTACTCCCTACGCTAATATAAAATCTAATGAATGGAATAGTGTTGATGATGCTCAAGTCTTTTACCTTTCTAAAGAAAATCAAAATAAAAAAAACATTCTAAAATTAATTCAAGAAATAAACCCAAATATAATCTATTGTAATAGTTTATATTCCCCTAAATTCACCCTTATCCCTATTATAATAGCTAAAAAGCTAAATATTAAAACTATTCTGGCAATAAGAGGAATGCTTTCTTCTGGTTCTTTAGCAGTTAAATCTAAAAAGAAAAAAGTGTTTATAAGACTAGTTAAATTAACTGGTTTATTTAATAAAACTCTTTTTCACGCTACAACAATAGATGAAAAAAAAGACATACTAAATACTTTTGGAGATAGAACGAAAATAAAAATTGCTGAGAATTTATCAGAAAATAAAGAAATTAAATTCCTTTATAAAACAAAAAAAGAAAATGAATTAAATATTGTATTTATTGGGAGAATTGCACCCGAAAAAAACACCTTATATGCAATTCAGGTTCTTTCTAACTGCACCCAAAAAATTAAATTAGATATTTTTGGTCCAATCTACAATGAAGCATATTTTAAGCAATGTAAAAATGCTATCAACCAATTACCATCAAATATCGTTATTGATTACAAAGGCGTTCTAAACCATGATATGTTAGACGAAACACTAATTAATTACCATGTTATTTATTTACCTTCAACTGGCGAAAATTTTGGACATAGTATAATTGAGGGAATGACTAATTCTTGCATACCTGTCATTTCAAACAAAACGCCTTGGCAAAATTTAGAAGAACAAAATATAGGGTTTGATATTGATTTAGCATGCGTAAATAAGTTTTCTGAAGCAATAGATAGTTTGGCTAAGATGAATGAAATTGAGTTAAACAAAATGAGGAAAAATAGTTTTTGTTTTGCTTCTAATGTTATCAATAATAAGGAAACCCTAAAAAAGTACTTATCTTTATTTGATCTAAACTAA
- a CDS encoding glycosyltransferase family 4 protein, whose product MSKKLLIYRKKRPEFNSIENVFNALTPFLNIDKIELPFFSIGIINRLKNTFFIKKKKAKLNHITGNDHYLALGLSKKTVILTIHDIEILKRTTGLKKYILKKIWFDWPIKKSSIITTISEFTKSELLQINNYKTPIVVIPDPLTLSIKYSPKTFHSECPVILHLGIKANKNLPQLIEALNGINCKLVIIGKSNNIILQQLKENDIDFTFKTNVSNDEIIQEFQACDLLSFASIYEGFGLPIIEAQAMGRVVITSNVASMPEVAGDGAYFVDPFDASSIKEGILELINNTNLRKELILKGLENVKRFEPQKIANQYQELYNSIK is encoded by the coding sequence ATGTCTAAGAAATTACTCATATATCGTAAAAAAAGACCTGAATTTAACAGCATTGAAAACGTTTTTAATGCACTTACTCCTTTTCTTAATATTGATAAAATTGAATTACCTTTTTTTAGTATTGGTATTATTAATCGTCTTAAAAACACTTTTTTTATAAAAAAGAAAAAAGCGAAGTTGAATCACATCACAGGTAATGACCATTATTTAGCATTAGGGTTGTCTAAAAAAACTGTAATTCTCACGATACATGATATTGAAATATTAAAAAGAACTACAGGTTTAAAAAAATATATTTTAAAAAAAATATGGTTCGATTGGCCTATCAAAAAATCTTCAATAATTACTACTATTTCTGAATTTACAAAGTCAGAATTGCTTCAAATCAATAATTACAAAACTCCGATTGTTGTAATTCCAGACCCTTTAACCCTTTCAATAAAATATTCTCCAAAAACATTTCATTCCGAATGTCCGGTTATTCTACATTTAGGTATAAAAGCGAACAAAAATTTACCTCAATTAATTGAAGCGTTAAATGGAATAAATTGCAAGTTAGTTATTATAGGAAAATCAAACAACATCATACTTCAACAGTTAAAAGAAAATGACATTGATTTTACATTTAAAACAAATGTAAGTAATGATGAAATAATACAGGAATTTCAAGCTTGTGACCTCCTATCTTTTGCCTCCATTTATGAAGGTTTTGGCTTACCCATTATTGAAGCTCAAGCAATGGGTAGAGTGGTCATTACATCTAACGTAGCTTCCATGCCAGAAGTGGCTGGAGATGGAGCTTATTTTGTGGATCCTTTTGATGCTAGTAGCATAAAAGAGGGTATTTTAGAATTAATCAATAATACTAACCTAAGAAAAGAACTAATTTTAAAAGGATTAGAAAATGTAAAACGTTTTGAACCTCAAAAAATAGCTAATCAATACCAAGAGTTATATAACAGTATTAAATGA
- a CDS encoding acyltransferase family protein: MNRKEYIDIMKGIGIISVVAGHTYIGITKQIIFLFHMPLFFFLGGYLFKTRTNQLQYIKDKSIHLLLPYISFLLLLYFPFYYPSASNSFHASSWFNYFAIPIVGGQALSTIVGVFWFVTCFFVTQQLFNVLTLKFSNLKLQIVLILFLIISYINSTFYIDFWLPWNINVVFAAIPFFYIGFLFKNSQLKIKSWLLITLSTLVFISSFFITTNTYDMKYAKYGIPFVTFFSSVIIILFIKLISSKIEKYKYISTPFTAIGKASMTIMYLHIPIKLLINYYLTTDKTFTFISAILISFSFHLLFLKFRISSALLLGSKKDYINIIRTK; the protein is encoded by the coding sequence ATGAATAGAAAAGAATATATCGATATTATGAAGGGAATAGGGATTATCTCTGTTGTTGCAGGTCATACATATATCGGTATTACCAAGCAAATCATATTTCTATTTCATATGCCGCTCTTTTTCTTTTTAGGTGGTTACCTATTTAAAACAAGGACTAATCAACTTCAATATATCAAAGACAAGTCAATTCATTTACTACTCCCTTATATTTCCTTTTTACTTCTTCTTTATTTCCCTTTCTATTATCCCTCTGCCTCTAACAGCTTTCATGCTTCTAGTTGGTTCAATTACTTTGCAATACCTATTGTTGGCGGTCAAGCCCTTTCAACTATAGTTGGTGTTTTTTGGTTTGTAACTTGCTTTTTTGTAACACAACAGTTATTTAATGTCTTAACCTTAAAATTTAGTAACTTAAAACTACAAATCGTTCTTATATTGTTTTTAATTATCAGTTACATAAATTCTACCTTTTACATAGATTTTTGGTTGCCTTGGAACATCAATGTTGTCTTTGCTGCTATTCCTTTTTTTTATATAGGGTTCCTTTTTAAAAATAGCCAATTAAAAATAAAATCATGGTTATTAATTACACTAAGTACCCTTGTTTTTATTAGTTCTTTCTTTATTACAACCAATACTTATGATATGAAATATGCGAAATATGGCATTCCTTTCGTTACTTTCTTTTCAAGTGTTATCATTATACTTTTTATTAAACTTATTTCTTCTAAAATCGAAAAGTACAAGTACATCTCAACGCCTTTTACTGCAATAGGAAAAGCATCTATGACTATTATGTACTTGCATATCCCAATAAAATTATTAATTAACTACTACCTTACTACTGATAAAACTTTCACTTTTATTTCGGCAATACTTATCTCTTTTTCCTTTCACCTCTTATTTTTAAAGTTTAGAATCTCTAGTGCTTTATTATTAGGGTCTAAAAAAGATTATATAAATATCATTAGAACTAAATAA
- a CDS encoding glycosyltransferase family 2 protein translates to MSNPKVTIITVCYNSAKTIEDTIQSVINQTYDNIEYIIVDGLSTDNTLEIINKYQDKIATIVSEKDNGLYDAINKGIGLATGDIIANLNSDDFYVDNNVIADIVAKMEDEKSDTLYSDLYYVDAIDTSKVTRNWVSGQYDSGMFFKGWMPPHPTFFVRKRVYDNYGKFNLELKSAADYEIMLRFIHKHECSISYLPRVTVRMRVGGVSNVSLINRLKANREDKRAWELNGLKPKPYTLIFKPLSKVLQFVKKS, encoded by the coding sequence ATGAGTAACCCCAAAGTTACCATAATTACTGTTTGTTATAATAGTGCTAAAACTATTGAAGATACCATACAATCTGTTATTAATCAGACGTACGATAATATCGAATATATTATTGTTGATGGACTTTCTACTGATAATACATTAGAAATTATTAACAAATACCAAGACAAAATTGCCACAATTGTTTCAGAGAAAGACAACGGTTTGTATGATGCTATTAACAAAGGTATTGGACTAGCTACTGGCGATATTATTGCCAACCTCAACTCTGATGATTTTTATGTTGATAACAATGTGATTGCTGATATTGTTGCCAAAATGGAAGATGAAAAAAGCGATACATTATATTCCGATTTGTATTATGTGGATGCTATTGACACGAGTAAAGTAACACGAAATTGGGTTTCTGGTCAATATGATAGCGGTATGTTTTTTAAAGGTTGGATGCCTCCCCACCCTACTTTTTTTGTACGAAAAAGAGTTTATGATAATTATGGGAAATTTAATTTAGAATTAAAATCAGCTGCTGATTACGAGATAATGCTCCGGTTTATACATAAACACGAATGTAGTATTAGTTATTTACCAAGAGTAACTGTAAGAATGCGAGTTGGAGGAGTAAGCAACGTAAGTTTGATAAACCGACTAAAAGCAAATCGAGAAGATAAACGTGCATGGGAGTTAAACGGATTAAAGCCAAAGCCTTACACTCTAATTTTTAAACC